A part of Capsicum annuum cultivar UCD-10X-F1 chromosome 6, UCD10Xv1.1, whole genome shotgun sequence genomic DNA contains:
- the LOC107876053 gene encoding uncharacterized protein LOC107876053 isoform X1 — protein MAKEEQYHRARQSKGNQQLNDELKIKANELEKLFAEHKLRATPRNQSSSVRTSRHGYMQSWPSATSSYKNLPEMDDVFVGEVLDNDTSKETAASMNVDRSVDHVELIGFSGSPGKFYDMYMQKRDAKLREDWNSKGAEKEAKLRAMEDSFERSSAEMKTMERLRSFNSSSTSSRDQQQSVFFQQSDDKEDMSEFMNQKRNDVIRSSSETSLEEVSKQTTTPRKKQHLPIKTSSKIHNIGTSVPRSPMKVSSSPSLRRKSQPESPLVRSVPTLSYMRKENTEPYSPAGKTTTRAHNSRSKLLHSQSLRKSSALNSEGVVLAPLKFDKEKMEQSPKGAFLAPLKSGKDNMDRSLSDKFSSISDTKTSVKKGKDADFSSRGSLTETRVSNVASTFAHNEDEDVVDMEIDSEDSEGRAEHDFENMISAVHEENFDNGTPKLSHEMEVVNSVSENRRLLRSLSQVCYASEAGYSPSSMPSNFLNSPVSQTHDMSDVDALDSPVGSPTSWNSHFLSSKETEGATTMRKKWGTTTQNPINNVKSSQNLSRKDKARGFKRLLKFGMKSPGADSFVKDWITATISKRSDCTRNGHDSPHRSDHSLYKDVLFNERVQSLHRSIPATPANFKLRENHLSGSSIKAAKPFFSLSSFRSKGKDSKPR, from the exons ATGGCAAAGGAGGAACAATATCACAGGGCACGACAATCAAAAGGTAACCAGCAACTGAATGATGAGTTGAAAATAAAAGCAAATGAACTCGAAAAGCTTTTTGCCGAGCATAAACTGCGTGCTACTCCTCGAAATCAATCTAGTTCCGTTAGAACTAGCAGGCATGGTTACATGCAAAGTTGGCCATCAGCtacttcatcatacaaaaatctACCTGAAATGGACGATGTTTTTGTTGGTGAAGTTTTGGACAATGATACGTCTAAGGAAACTGCAGCCAGTATGAATGTAGACAGATCTGTTGATCATGTTGAGCTAATAGGTTTTTCGGGTTCTCCAGGGAAATTTTATGATATGTATATGCAGAAAAGGGATGCAAAACTTAGGGAGGACTGGAATTCTAAAGGAGCAGAGAAGGAAGCAAAGTTGAGGGCTATGGAGGATAGCTTTGAGAGGAGTTCGGCTGAAATGAAGACTATGGAGAGACTTAGATCATTCAACTCCAGCTCAACTTCTAGCAGAGACCAG CAACAGTCGGTATTCTTTCAGCAAAGTGATGATAAAGAGGATATGTCTGAATTCATGAATCAGAAAAGGAATGATGTAATTAGGTCTTCCAGTGAAACATCTTTGGAAGAAGTTTCTAAGCAAACTACTACTCCGAGGAAGAAACAACATTTACCTATCAAAACTTCATCCAAAATTCACAACATAGGAACATCTGTTCCAAGGTCTCCTATGAAGGTTTCTAGTAGTCCTTCCCTTCGGCGAAAATCTCAACCTGAAAGTCCACTTGTACGCTCCGTTCCAACCTTGTCTTACATGAGAAAGGAAAATACGGAGCCTTATTCTCCAGCTGGTAAAACGACGACTCGTGCACACAATTCGCGTAGCAAATTGCTGCACTCACAGTCCTTAAGAAAAAGTTCTGCTTTGAATTCTGAGGGTGTTGTTTTGGCACCTCtcaaatttgataaagaaaagatGGAACAAAGTCCTAAGGGTGCATTTTTAGCACCTCTGAAATCCGGGAAGGACAATATGGACCGGAGTCTCAGTGATAAATTTTCCAGCATTTCGGATACAAAGACTTCAGTAAAGAAGGGAAAAGATGCTGACTTCAGTTCAAGAGGTAGTTTGACTGAAACAAGGGTTTCTAACGTTGCATCTACATTTGCACACAATGAAGATGAGGATGTTGTTGACATGGAAATAGACTCTGAGGACTCAGAGGGTAGAGCTGAGCACGACTTTGAGAACATGATATCTGCTGTTCATGAGGAAAATTTTGATAACGGGACACCAAAACTGAGTCACGAGATGGAGGTGGTAAATTCTGTTTCAGAAAATAGACGTTTACTGAGATCATTATCTCAAGTTTGCTATGCTTCGGAAGCTGGATATTCGCCTTCTTCTATGCCTTCCAACTTCCTAAACAGTCCTGTCTCACAGACTCATGATATGTCTGATGTTGATGCTTTAGACTCTCCTGTGGGAAGTCCTACATCCTGGAATTCACATTTTCTGAGTTCAAAAGAGACTGAAGGTGCTACTACAATGAGGAAGAAATGGGGAACGACAACTCAGAATCCAATCAATAATGTAAAATCTTCTCAAAATCTCTCGCGCAAGGATAAGGCCAGAGGATTTAAACGATTATTAAAATTTGGGATGAAGAGCCCTGGCGCAGATAGTTTTGTTAAAGACTGGATTACTGCAACTATTTCTAAACGAAGTGATTGCACAAGAAATGGACATGATAGTCCCCATAGGTCTGATCATAGCTTATACAAGGATGTGCTTTTCAATGAACGAG TTCAATCCTTGCACAGGTCTATTCCGGCAACTCCAGCTAACTTCAAACTGAGGGAGAATCATTTATCAGGAAGCTCAATAAAGg CTGCGAAACCATTCTTTTCTTTGTCGTCGTTCAGAAGCAAGGGAAAGGACTCGAAGCCAAGATAa
- the LOC107876053 gene encoding uncharacterized protein LOC107876053 isoform X2 — MAKEEQYHRARQSKGNQQLNDELKIKANELEKLFAEHKLRATPRNQSSSVRTSRHGYMQSWPSATSSYKNLPEMDDVFVGEVLDNDTSKETAASMNVDRSVDHVELIGFSGSPGKFYDMYMQKRDAKLREDWNSKGAEKEAKLRAMEDSFERSSAEMKTMERLRSFNSSSTSSRDQSVFFQQSDDKEDMSEFMNQKRNDVIRSSSETSLEEVSKQTTTPRKKQHLPIKTSSKIHNIGTSVPRSPMKVSSSPSLRRKSQPESPLVRSVPTLSYMRKENTEPYSPAGKTTTRAHNSRSKLLHSQSLRKSSALNSEGVVLAPLKFDKEKMEQSPKGAFLAPLKSGKDNMDRSLSDKFSSISDTKTSVKKGKDADFSSRGSLTETRVSNVASTFAHNEDEDVVDMEIDSEDSEGRAEHDFENMISAVHEENFDNGTPKLSHEMEVVNSVSENRRLLRSLSQVCYASEAGYSPSSMPSNFLNSPVSQTHDMSDVDALDSPVGSPTSWNSHFLSSKETEGATTMRKKWGTTTQNPINNVKSSQNLSRKDKARGFKRLLKFGMKSPGADSFVKDWITATISKRSDCTRNGHDSPHRSDHSLYKDVLFNERVQSLHRSIPATPANFKLRENHLSGSSIKAAKPFFSLSSFRSKGKDSKPR; from the exons ATGGCAAAGGAGGAACAATATCACAGGGCACGACAATCAAAAGGTAACCAGCAACTGAATGATGAGTTGAAAATAAAAGCAAATGAACTCGAAAAGCTTTTTGCCGAGCATAAACTGCGTGCTACTCCTCGAAATCAATCTAGTTCCGTTAGAACTAGCAGGCATGGTTACATGCAAAGTTGGCCATCAGCtacttcatcatacaaaaatctACCTGAAATGGACGATGTTTTTGTTGGTGAAGTTTTGGACAATGATACGTCTAAGGAAACTGCAGCCAGTATGAATGTAGACAGATCTGTTGATCATGTTGAGCTAATAGGTTTTTCGGGTTCTCCAGGGAAATTTTATGATATGTATATGCAGAAAAGGGATGCAAAACTTAGGGAGGACTGGAATTCTAAAGGAGCAGAGAAGGAAGCAAAGTTGAGGGCTATGGAGGATAGCTTTGAGAGGAGTTCGGCTGAAATGAAGACTATGGAGAGACTTAGATCATTCAACTCCAGCTCAACTTCTAGCAGAGACCAG TCGGTATTCTTTCAGCAAAGTGATGATAAAGAGGATATGTCTGAATTCATGAATCAGAAAAGGAATGATGTAATTAGGTCTTCCAGTGAAACATCTTTGGAAGAAGTTTCTAAGCAAACTACTACTCCGAGGAAGAAACAACATTTACCTATCAAAACTTCATCCAAAATTCACAACATAGGAACATCTGTTCCAAGGTCTCCTATGAAGGTTTCTAGTAGTCCTTCCCTTCGGCGAAAATCTCAACCTGAAAGTCCACTTGTACGCTCCGTTCCAACCTTGTCTTACATGAGAAAGGAAAATACGGAGCCTTATTCTCCAGCTGGTAAAACGACGACTCGTGCACACAATTCGCGTAGCAAATTGCTGCACTCACAGTCCTTAAGAAAAAGTTCTGCTTTGAATTCTGAGGGTGTTGTTTTGGCACCTCtcaaatttgataaagaaaagatGGAACAAAGTCCTAAGGGTGCATTTTTAGCACCTCTGAAATCCGGGAAGGACAATATGGACCGGAGTCTCAGTGATAAATTTTCCAGCATTTCGGATACAAAGACTTCAGTAAAGAAGGGAAAAGATGCTGACTTCAGTTCAAGAGGTAGTTTGACTGAAACAAGGGTTTCTAACGTTGCATCTACATTTGCACACAATGAAGATGAGGATGTTGTTGACATGGAAATAGACTCTGAGGACTCAGAGGGTAGAGCTGAGCACGACTTTGAGAACATGATATCTGCTGTTCATGAGGAAAATTTTGATAACGGGACACCAAAACTGAGTCACGAGATGGAGGTGGTAAATTCTGTTTCAGAAAATAGACGTTTACTGAGATCATTATCTCAAGTTTGCTATGCTTCGGAAGCTGGATATTCGCCTTCTTCTATGCCTTCCAACTTCCTAAACAGTCCTGTCTCACAGACTCATGATATGTCTGATGTTGATGCTTTAGACTCTCCTGTGGGAAGTCCTACATCCTGGAATTCACATTTTCTGAGTTCAAAAGAGACTGAAGGTGCTACTACAATGAGGAAGAAATGGGGAACGACAACTCAGAATCCAATCAATAATGTAAAATCTTCTCAAAATCTCTCGCGCAAGGATAAGGCCAGAGGATTTAAACGATTATTAAAATTTGGGATGAAGAGCCCTGGCGCAGATAGTTTTGTTAAAGACTGGATTACTGCAACTATTTCTAAACGAAGTGATTGCACAAGAAATGGACATGATAGTCCCCATAGGTCTGATCATAGCTTATACAAGGATGTGCTTTTCAATGAACGAG TTCAATCCTTGCACAGGTCTATTCCGGCAACTCCAGCTAACTTCAAACTGAGGGAGAATCATTTATCAGGAAGCTCAATAAAGg CTGCGAAACCATTCTTTTCTTTGTCGTCGTTCAGAAGCAAGGGAAAGGACTCGAAGCCAAGATAa
- the LOC107876053 gene encoding uncharacterized protein LOC107876053 isoform X3 has product MAKEEQYHRARQSKGNQQLNDELKIKANELEKLFAEHKLRATPRNQSSSVRTSRHGYMQSWPSATSSYKNLPEMDDVFVGEVLDNDTSKETAASMNVDRSVDHVELIGFSGSPGKFYDMYMQKRDAKLREDWNSKGAEKEAKLRAMEDSFERSSAEMKTMERLRSFNSSSTSSRDQQSDDKEDMSEFMNQKRNDVIRSSSETSLEEVSKQTTTPRKKQHLPIKTSSKIHNIGTSVPRSPMKVSSSPSLRRKSQPESPLVRSVPTLSYMRKENTEPYSPAGKTTTRAHNSRSKLLHSQSLRKSSALNSEGVVLAPLKFDKEKMEQSPKGAFLAPLKSGKDNMDRSLSDKFSSISDTKTSVKKGKDADFSSRGSLTETRVSNVASTFAHNEDEDVVDMEIDSEDSEGRAEHDFENMISAVHEENFDNGTPKLSHEMEVVNSVSENRRLLRSLSQVCYASEAGYSPSSMPSNFLNSPVSQTHDMSDVDALDSPVGSPTSWNSHFLSSKETEGATTMRKKWGTTTQNPINNVKSSQNLSRKDKARGFKRLLKFGMKSPGADSFVKDWITATISKRSDCTRNGHDSPHRSDHSLYKDVLFNERVQSLHRSIPATPANFKLRENHLSGSSIKAAKPFFSLSSFRSKGKDSKPR; this is encoded by the exons ATGGCAAAGGAGGAACAATATCACAGGGCACGACAATCAAAAGGTAACCAGCAACTGAATGATGAGTTGAAAATAAAAGCAAATGAACTCGAAAAGCTTTTTGCCGAGCATAAACTGCGTGCTACTCCTCGAAATCAATCTAGTTCCGTTAGAACTAGCAGGCATGGTTACATGCAAAGTTGGCCATCAGCtacttcatcatacaaaaatctACCTGAAATGGACGATGTTTTTGTTGGTGAAGTTTTGGACAATGATACGTCTAAGGAAACTGCAGCCAGTATGAATGTAGACAGATCTGTTGATCATGTTGAGCTAATAGGTTTTTCGGGTTCTCCAGGGAAATTTTATGATATGTATATGCAGAAAAGGGATGCAAAACTTAGGGAGGACTGGAATTCTAAAGGAGCAGAGAAGGAAGCAAAGTTGAGGGCTATGGAGGATAGCTTTGAGAGGAGTTCGGCTGAAATGAAGACTATGGAGAGACTTAGATCATTCAACTCCAGCTCAACTTCTAGCAGAGACCAG CAAAGTGATGATAAAGAGGATATGTCTGAATTCATGAATCAGAAAAGGAATGATGTAATTAGGTCTTCCAGTGAAACATCTTTGGAAGAAGTTTCTAAGCAAACTACTACTCCGAGGAAGAAACAACATTTACCTATCAAAACTTCATCCAAAATTCACAACATAGGAACATCTGTTCCAAGGTCTCCTATGAAGGTTTCTAGTAGTCCTTCCCTTCGGCGAAAATCTCAACCTGAAAGTCCACTTGTACGCTCCGTTCCAACCTTGTCTTACATGAGAAAGGAAAATACGGAGCCTTATTCTCCAGCTGGTAAAACGACGACTCGTGCACACAATTCGCGTAGCAAATTGCTGCACTCACAGTCCTTAAGAAAAAGTTCTGCTTTGAATTCTGAGGGTGTTGTTTTGGCACCTCtcaaatttgataaagaaaagatGGAACAAAGTCCTAAGGGTGCATTTTTAGCACCTCTGAAATCCGGGAAGGACAATATGGACCGGAGTCTCAGTGATAAATTTTCCAGCATTTCGGATACAAAGACTTCAGTAAAGAAGGGAAAAGATGCTGACTTCAGTTCAAGAGGTAGTTTGACTGAAACAAGGGTTTCTAACGTTGCATCTACATTTGCACACAATGAAGATGAGGATGTTGTTGACATGGAAATAGACTCTGAGGACTCAGAGGGTAGAGCTGAGCACGACTTTGAGAACATGATATCTGCTGTTCATGAGGAAAATTTTGATAACGGGACACCAAAACTGAGTCACGAGATGGAGGTGGTAAATTCTGTTTCAGAAAATAGACGTTTACTGAGATCATTATCTCAAGTTTGCTATGCTTCGGAAGCTGGATATTCGCCTTCTTCTATGCCTTCCAACTTCCTAAACAGTCCTGTCTCACAGACTCATGATATGTCTGATGTTGATGCTTTAGACTCTCCTGTGGGAAGTCCTACATCCTGGAATTCACATTTTCTGAGTTCAAAAGAGACTGAAGGTGCTACTACAATGAGGAAGAAATGGGGAACGACAACTCAGAATCCAATCAATAATGTAAAATCTTCTCAAAATCTCTCGCGCAAGGATAAGGCCAGAGGATTTAAACGATTATTAAAATTTGGGATGAAGAGCCCTGGCGCAGATAGTTTTGTTAAAGACTGGATTACTGCAACTATTTCTAAACGAAGTGATTGCACAAGAAATGGACATGATAGTCCCCATAGGTCTGATCATAGCTTATACAAGGATGTGCTTTTCAATGAACGAG TTCAATCCTTGCACAGGTCTATTCCGGCAACTCCAGCTAACTTCAAACTGAGGGAGAATCATTTATCAGGAAGCTCAATAAAGg CTGCGAAACCATTCTTTTCTTTGTCGTCGTTCAGAAGCAAGGGAAAGGACTCGAAGCCAAGATAa